A region from the Silene latifolia isolate original U9 population chromosome 7, ASM4854445v1, whole genome shotgun sequence genome encodes:
- the LOC141592061 gene encoding putative pectate lyase 4, protein MGNSHRKYRQQHNQQHNQPGPYPHYPPPPPPPINPPYYYPTPFPPPPPPQQFRQPQPSTMEFSLPYTRVDDSLRALSAQAEGFGRFAIGGVNGPLYRVTSLLDDGPGSLRDACRKKEPLWIVFEVSGTIQLNSYLNVSSYKTIDGRGQRIKFTDKGLRLKECEHVIICNLEFEGGRGHDVDGIQIKPNSKHIWIDRCTLSDYDDGLIDITRASTDITISRCRFSQHDKTMLIGADPTHVNDRCIRVTIHHCFFNGTRQRHPRVRYGKVHLYNNYTRDWGIYAVCASVESQIYSQNNIYEAGQKKVAFMHYTEKAADKESEATGHIKSEGDIFINGGESGARPLASEDCVFHPSEFYDTWTMAPPSESLKHFLQHCTGWQNIPRPPEVLTEAQPQ, encoded by the exons ATGGGTAACTCCCATCGTAAATACAGACAACAACATAATCAACAACATAATCAACCTGGGCCATACCCTCattatcctcctcctcctcctcctcctataAATCCGCCATATTATTATCCCACCCcttttcctcctcctccccctcctcagCAATTCCGACAACCGCAGCCATCTACAATGGAGTTTTCTCTGCCGTACACGCGCGTTGATGATTCCCTACGCGCTCTTTCCGCTCAAGCTGAGGGTTTCGGCCGTTTTGCTATTGGTGGCGTTAATGGTCCTCTTTATCGTGTTACCTCTCTTTTAG ATGATGGACCCGGATCTCTTAGAGACGCCTGTCGTAAAAAGGAACCCCTTTGGATTGTCTTTGAAGTTTCAGGCACAATTCAACTCAACTCTTATCTAAATGTGTCTTCTTATAAGACGATTGATGGCCGTGGGCAGAGAATCAAGTTCACAGATAAAGGGTTAAGGCTCAAGGAGTGTGAGCATGTTATTATCTGCAATCTAGAGTTTGAGGGTGGCAGGGGTCACGATGTAGATGGAATTCAGATTAAACCTAACTCTAAGCATATATGGATTGATCGCTGCACCTTGAGTGATTATGACGATGGACTTATCGATATCACTAGAGCAAGTACAGATATCACTATATCTAG GTGTCGTTTCTCTCAACATGACAAAACAATGCTAATTGGAGCTGATCCAACTCATGTCAATGATAGATGCATTCGAGTGACCATTCACCATTGTTTCTTTAATGGCACCCGGCAGAGGCATCCTCGTGTCAGATATGGAAAGGTTCATTTATATAATAACTACACCAGAGATTGGGGGATCTATGCTGTTTGTGCCAGCGTTGAGTCACAG ATATACTCTCAGAATAATATTTATGAAGCTGGGCAGAAGAAAGTGGCTTTTATGCACTACACAGAGAAG GCTGCCGACAAGGAAAGTGAAGCAACGGGCCACATAAAATCCGAAGGGGACATATTCATCAATGGAGGTGAATCAGGAGCTCGACCTTTGGCAAGTGAAGATTGTGTGTTTCATCCTAGCGAGTTCTATGATACATGGACAATGGCACCACCTTCTGAATCCCTTAAACATTTTCTGCAGCATTGTACCGGTTGGCAGAACATTCCTCGCCCACCTGAAGTACTAACTGAAGCTCAGCCGCAGTAA